DNA sequence from the Oryza brachyantha chromosome 5, ObraRS2, whole genome shotgun sequence genome:
AATCATATATCTCCAATACAATCTCAACAGGActagggtattatctcaccAGTCGAGAGCATGAACCTAGTTAAACcttcttcttcatcctaaccatcgactTCATCGCCTTTTAGCCACACCACAGTATTGCCGATCCAGATCATCGACAGAGGGCTTAGATACACTTTCAAGTCTGAGTATGGTCGTACCAATTCTAGTATTATCGAAAAGTTGATGATTTGACACTTCTTTATTGTCAAATTGTTTATGTTGACACTTCtgagtatgacatgtgggaccatttGAGTCAATAAGAGTACACTGGGATGTCAAATAATCGAAACTCAATCTtagtagtaaaaaaatcaactctctTTAGCATTATGGAAACCAAAAGTGTTCTCAATACAATTATATCTTCTCGACATAATTGACAAGGTTCAAATGAgtttccattatctaaaaactagGCTCATGCCCCCATAGTTTTCTTAGGTTCATCGGTCACCATAGGGCTACACTCATATAACTAATATTTTGAGTTATAATACCtctattttacactaaaattttctagcatgttctaaatttatatggatcgtaatgaatctagacatatatacaaacaacatacattaattaatataggaatctagatatagctaaaaagttttacaatatgaaatgcatagattaatttttaacttttacacTTAAGAGTTCCCGTAATAAACTATAAACAATGAAGAAAcatccaaataaaatttaaatataaaattggttGTCGATTACTCactttgtttcatattgtaagacatctgtatctagattcatctacatatcaaaacatattttgtcACGCAGATTCATCTACatatcaaaacatattttgtcAGAGCGTGAGCTCCTTGAGCAGGAGTTCGTGTGACCCCCTTTGTGATTTCAACCCAGGAGTGCAAGAACAGGGCCCAAAAGCCTTGTCCGAGAAGAGGAAGCGACGGTGGAGAGGTTTCAGGGCATTGGGCCCCTCAGTGAACACAGAGGAATTAGATGGGTTCGAGCCTACTAATGTTGCTTGCACACTATGAGAGTAAATGCGTTACAGCTTTTGTGGAAATGTTCTCCTTGTCTTCCGTTTATTGGCCAAGGTCCCCTTTTATACTAAAGGGGACACCACAACAATCACCATTTTCTCTGCCTATGACAAGCAGGTGATCATTCTCCTAGGGACAGCTATGGTGGCTTGCCGTTAGTCAACCCAATGCTAGGCCGCTCCCGTCTGTCAGTGAGCTGGTAGAAGGGAGTGGCACCTTTAGGGGCCAAGCGGTCCAAACGGGAAGCCACCACTGCTGCTGCGACAAATATATCACAGTGCTGTCAGGGGGCCTTATCTCCTCCCTTTTTCCTGGGGAAGCACGGACGAGCGGTGTGCACCTATGCTGCATTTAATGTGACGTGGGCGCGTGCCTATCAGGAGGGCAGCAAAGCGTGCCAGAAACCCTCGCAATAAAGGCGGTGGTTGGGCGCTGACACCATATCTGACGCGAGGTGGGCCCCACAATAGGTGATCCGAGTGCCAAGGGGACAGGGAGCAACCAACCACTCCGGCGTTCATCCACAGAACTATCTTCTGGGCTCAACCTCCCGAGGGCGTACGGCTTCTCTGGGGCCCGACCCCCCTCTTCTTCCGGGAGTTTCGATTGGTGGGCCCACACGCCTTGCGCCACCCGAGCTCAGTGGATAACCCCAGGCCCACTTCTctgacattttttatatataaacatgttcTCCGACAcacattagcattcatataaatatagttaatacTAGCAAAGTCCTACTAAATAATGATGTTGTAAGATAtcataaaaagtaatttgtaagtTTTCTTTCCAGCAATATCACGAAGGCATATGCATTCATTTCTATTTACCTATGATAGAAAATATAGTGAAGCCTTAAGGAGTCTCCATGAGCCTAGACCAATTAGTGGTGGCTAGAGTGCCCCTAGCCCTCATGGCATATCCACCAGCCCTTGCTCATATCACGCATGAGCAAACGAGactttttttgaatttttaaatttcaaattttaaaactaaactctCCCAAAATCTATGCCAAGATCTGAAATTTTTAGCCATATAACCCTGACTATCACGACAATATTATTTGGTCGCATATGTGCAAAAAAATACTATCACACCCTCAGAGTATGACTGTCACTTGGCCACTTCAAGTGTGTGGTGTGGGTAAAATATTCAGATATGAAATAAGTTTTGGAAGGCTTTggttttgaaattaaaaaaaggttcaatagataataaaaattacCTGGACGAGCGAATGTAAAAGCTGGTCAAACTCATATATGCCAGCCAGGTTAGACCGGTgacaaccaaccaaaccaatATAATATTGATTCCAGCATTGTTACGTCAACTTAATTCCAGTTCGCCAGCTAGCTCCCAGGTGATCAGCCCCGCAAGTGACGAATCATCTCTTTTCAATAGAGACCGAAAATTGAGAATAAATACCAAAATATGCATTTTCAATAGCAACCTGAAATTTACAATAAACTTCCAGCCTCATCCCATATTCATGGTTTACTCATATTGTTTTGAGTGTGTTACTGACAAAGAATCATTAAACATTTTCTAACCATAGATAGGATTCTTGCAAagataaaagttaaaagcGAGACAATTCATTTCCCTTTAGTTTGATCACTCGTAGTAGCGGCAAATTGTCGCTAACAAATCTTACGTCCATATATAGCAGACATAAAACATGCAGCAATTACTTTGAGAACATCACATGATTCCACCACTAAAAGTTAGTATTGCAATTGAGCAACATGAGGGAAAACTTGTAACATTTCTGCAGCACccactttatttttcaattttacgCCTTTTCTTGTCAGATGTTTTCTTCTCAACATGATTCTGAGATCTCTGCAAAAAGAACATAAGAAATGCAgataataacaaattaacCATACAATACTTTGAGTTAAAAGCATCCAACATCAAGGTTTCCAACGCAAACCACAAAATAGAAACTGAACTATTTTTAAAGCATGTCCATCATCCTAGTATGATCTTCATGGTGTTATGCTGCTGGAGATCAATTTGATCTAGAGAAATGACAAGTATGATAAATCCAAGTTTTGAGCTCAATAGGCCTTTCTATATATGACACCTAAAAAGCCTTTGATATGTGCTTTGCagcaaaacataggaaaaggatgactttaccttcttcctcctccggtTTTGGCGTTGCCTGCCTGAATCCTTCTTTGGCTTTTGTACTTGCTGAAACATTTAACAGCCATTGTCAGAATAAAATACAGCAATTTggtttaagaaaatattttgcacatgagaaatcaaaacatataaaaagataGCGCAAACACCTGAGCAAGAGCAACAATTCGAGCATGTCTTTCAGCATGTGTCTCTTGTTCTTCCTCCAACTCACCATCACTGTTCAGCATCAGCTTAAGCCTCCCTTCTCCTAATAATTTCTTTGATCGACCATGTCTCTACAAGAAATAAACCAAAACTAAGACATGTGAAGGTATCTTGCACAAGATAACCCCCATCGTTTTTCTTCTGATAGATTCATTTTATGCACAATGGAAATCTTCTcccttaaaaattaaaagaggGAAATATTAGCTTCCACCTAAATTACACACCTTTGATTTAAGATGTACCCTGACCATCTCCTCATTTAGGCAAATGATTCTAGGACAAAGCTTGCACTTATACACAGATTTGCACTTCAGTATGTACTTATTGAAATCAACTTCCAAAGCATCATCCATGTTAGCAGCATCTTTGGTTGAATCAACATTACCACTTGAGGCTCTCTTAATAGGCAAACTTATGTCAGGATCTTCTTCATGTCTTGGACTGATGTGCTCATCACTATCTGAAACCAAAACTATGATAAGCAAAATTTCATTGTGGAGATTTATCTTCCTGAAATTTCAGAACGCACTGCATTGGATGAGTCGGTAAAGAATGCTTCACACCAAGTGATTAATGTCCTTCTATTGAGAAGTGAGATACAAATCATTGCAAATAGTCATTGTTCCAACAAGGACTGAAATTGACACGACAAGCAGGAACTATTGATGACCATAA
Encoded proteins:
- the LOC102721273 gene encoding apoptosis inhibitor 5-like protein API5 isoform X1; translation: MADADAAEVERLYELGERLSSAKDKSQHAADYEAIISAVKGKSVKAKQLAAQLILRFFRSFPALATRAMEAMFDLVDMEELATRIQAICGFPLLAKDAEFVSKIADILGQLLASEENVERDAVHKALMSLVRQDVKSSGYQSEDSSGNDVDGPLVVLVSDSDEHISPRHEEDPDISLPIKRASSGNVDSTKDAANMDDALEVDFNKYILKCKSVYKCKLCPRIICLNEEMVRVHLKSKRHGRSKKLLGEGRLKLMLNSDGELEEEQETHAERHARIVALAQQVQKPKKDSGRQRQNRRRKKRSQNHVEKKTSDKKRRKIEK
- the LOC102721273 gene encoding uncharacterized protein LOC102721273 isoform X2 gives rise to the protein MADADAAEVERLYELGERLSSAKDKSQHAADYEAIISAVKGKSVKAKQLAAQLILRFFRSFPALATRAMEAMFDLVDMEELATRIQAICGFPLLAKDAEFVSKIADILGQLLASEENVERDAVHKALMSLVRQDVKSSGYQSEDSSGNDVDGPLVDSDEHISPRHEEDPDISLPIKRASSGNVDSTKDAANMDDALEVDFNKYILKCKSVYKCKLCPRIICLNEEMVRVHLKSKRHGRSKKLLGEGRLKLMLNSDGELEEEQETHAERHARIVALAQQVQKPKKDSGRQRQNRRRKKRSQNHVEKKTSDKKRRKIEK